From Tiliqua scincoides isolate rTilSci1 chromosome 2, rTilSci1.hap2, whole genome shotgun sequence, the proteins below share one genomic window:
- the SLC25A48 gene encoding solute carrier family 25 member 48 encodes MSFPLVSIAIYNSVVFGIFSNTQRLISEHRYGNPNHPPALVDLALASMAAGTVSVGIGGPVDLVKIRLQMQTQTFLEANLNLKHRASGFAIQTAYRGPIHCVCTILRQEGLPGLYRGSLAMILRDLPGYCLYFIPYALLCRWITPDGHLSPSPFSVWMAGGIAGAISWGTATPMDVVKCRLQADGVFLNKYRGVIDCISQSYRNEGLKVFFRGLTVNMVRGFPMCAAMFLGYELSLKALREQAETNP; translated from the exons ATGTCTTTTCCTTTAGTTAGTATTGCTATCTACAACTCAGTCGTTTTTGGCATCTTCAGCAACACCCAAAGGCTCATTAGTGAACATCGATATGGGAACCCAAACCATCCTCCAGCACTTGTGGACTTGGCTTTAGCAAGCATGGCAGCAGGGACTGTCTCAGTAGGAATTGGTGGCCCAGTGGATCTGGTGAAGATACGGCTACAGATGCAGACACAAACTTTTCTTGAAG CCAACCTCAACTTGAAGCACAGAGCAAGTGGCTTTGCAATACAAACTGCCTACAGAGGTCCAATCCACTGCGTGTGTACAATCCTCCGGCAGGAGGGCTTACCAGGACTATATCGAGGTTCTCTAGCAATGATTCTGAGGGACCTTCCTGGGTATTGCCTCTACTTTATCCCATACGCACTTCTCTGTAGATGGATCACTCCAGATGGACACCTTTCTCCTAGTCCCTTTTCGGTGTGGATGGCCGGCGGCATTGCAG GAGCAATATCTTGGGGAACTGCTACTCCTATGGATGTTGTGAAGTGTCGCCTTCAAGCAGAcggggtttttttaaacaaatacagAGGAGTCATTGACTGCATCTCCCAAAGTTACCGCAATGAGGGTTTAAAA GTGTTTTTCAGGGGCCTCACAGTGAACATGGTGCGAGGATTCCCAATGTGTGCTGCCATGTTTCTTGGATATGAACTTTCACTCAAAGCTCTCAGAGAACAAGCCGAGACAAACCCCTGA